In Bermanella sp. WJH001, the genomic stretch TGACTCGTATGTGCGTTCGATTAACTCGTCACGGGCCTGAACCAATACTTGAATCGTGACGTCGTCTGGAATTTGGTTTTCTTCTATCAACCAGCGCACAAAATCAAAGTCTGTTTGAGAGGCGCTTGGAAAGCCCACTTCAATATCTTTAAAGCCGATATCCACTAACAATTGCCACATTTTTTGTTTTTGCGACACATTCATAGGTTCGATCAATGCTTGATTACCATCACGCAGGTCAACCGCACACCAGTTAGGGGTTGCTTCGATGCGGTTTGCTGGCCATTTACGATCTGCTTTTTGAATGGCGGCAAAAGGGCGGTACTTGTTGTGATCAAACATGATGGCTCTCTTGAAGTTATTTATGTGGCGTTACTTGGAAGCGTGGTTCATTTTTGGTGAAGCACTTTGCTTATGCCTTTGCGCTTGTGGCGTTTAGGTTCCGTTCAACTTGTGGTTGTCAGGGGGCTTCCAAGTGATGGAAATTATAGGGCAGACATTAGGGTGTTTGTTTGCGAATGTGCTACTTATTTGTATGTTTATTTGTATTTTATTGCTTAAATTTAGTATTTAGTGGTTATATATTGCATTAAATTAATAAATGTTGATATTTGCGGGGCGCATATGCATCAATTGGATCGAACAGACCGTCGTATTTTGCAAGAAATGCAGAAGAACGGCGCCATCAGTAATTTAGAGTTGGCAGATAAAGTAGGGTTGTCGGCCAGCCCATGCTCTAGGCGGGTTAAGGCCCTTCATGATGCAGGTTATATATTGAATACAGTCACATTGCTTGATGCAAAAAAATTGGGTCTGGACCTGCTGGCCATGATCTCCATTAGTATGGATAGGCATACACCAGAGCGTTTTAGTAATTTTGAAAACACCATTGCAGGTTTTGAAGAGGTGCTTGAGTGTTTTTTGATCACTGGGCAGAGCGCGGATTACGTATTAAAGGTTGTGGTCGCCGATATGGAGGCTTATCAGCACTTTTTATTGGGTAAGTTGACTCGAATCGAGGGGGTCACTGGGGTGCATTCAAGCTTCGTGATGCGCAAAGTGATTGAGCGCAACATTCTGCCTATTTAATGAACATATGTTTCAAACATATGTTTAATTTGGTGATCTTTTGTAATAAAGTGTTGTGTCTCAGACTTTAGTACTGATTCTGCTGAAATAATAACAACTAATAATTAATTTACGGGGTGGCAGGTGTTTGCCAACTTTGCAGCTAAACGACATTTTAATGGGCCTCTTAGGGCCGTCAGTCCAGTTGCTGATAATCATGCTGAAATCAACTGGAAGCTAGCCAGTAAGCAAGTTAAGAAAGTCTCAGCTTCTAAAGCGCCTATGAGCGCAAGCAATACAAAGCTTATACACTATCTTCAATCTAGTTTTAAAGGGCACAGCGAGCGTGAATCGATTGGCTTTAAAGAGTCATGCCAATTGATGTGGGTTGAAGCGGTAAGTCTGTTGATTCCTTTTTTATATATTGCTGCTGTGCTGTGTGTTTTTGGTTTTGCTGTGATGTATTTTAGCGAGCCTATGATTATCCACCTAGTAGAAGAGCAATATCTTGCAGCCGCCCATTGGTCTTGCCCTACGGTTCTAAGTTTAGGGTTTATCTATATTCTATTACGCCCTGTATTTGGTGGGTTCCGTTCTTATCATGGCCGTGTGTTATTACGTCATGAAGCGCCTGTATTATTTGAGTTAATACAACAAATGAGTCGCCATTTGAATGTGCGACCGCCAAAGCGAATTGAAATTAATAATGAAACGGCCCTGAGGGTGGATGCCTATGCAGGGGTAAATAGTATTTATCGCGATGAATACAAAATCATCATCGGTGCACCTTTATTAATGGCGTTAAGCTTAAATGAACTTTCGGCCATGATTGCCCATGAGTTATCACATTTTAGAAGCAAGCAAAAAAAAGTAGCGTTTTATTTAATGCACCACGTAAGTGAGTGGCTGTATTTTCGAGCATCTGGTCAGGATAAGCGCCACCAAAATTTATTAAAACGCATGCAAAAAGAGAATACCCCTTTTTATGAATATGCTGAGCTTTGGGTGTGGCAGCGTATCCACTTTTTTCAACAATGCATTTTTGCATTTTTATTTCATACTCATCGTAAATTAACCGCTTGGAAATGCCGTCAAATTGAATTCGAAACCGATGCACAGGCAGTAAAAGTTGCAGGTAGTCATGCATTTAAAGCCATGTTTAAACGTTTACGAACTGCTCAATTTGCGCAAAAAGCGGTGAGCTCTCAAAATGACTGGGCCTGGAAAGAAGGCTTTTTACTGGATGATTATGCTAAAGCGGTGGCGTTAGAGGCTAAAAAAATATTGGGTGCAAGTTTACAGACTATTGAAAATAGTTTTGATCAAGCCATTAGTTATTTTTGCCCAAGTGATGCCAAGCGCATGTCTAATGTTAAAAGTAATGCTGGGCTGCTTAAGGCTGAAGTTGCAGCTCGTTTTTTGATCGAAAACCCTTTTGCCTTATCTAAAGAGTTAACCTTGCTTGATTATAAGGCTAACCACATTAAAAACGCCGACAAATTTTGTGTGTCTTCAGAAAAAATCAGAGCCCTTAAGGCCAAAAAAGATGCGAGAATAAAGTGTGCTAAGCGTTATTTTGATGGGCGTGGTGATCATCGTATATTTAAATTCGAACCGACAGATGAAAGAGATGTTGCCCAGTTTGATATTCAAACCAGTATTGATTTTATCCGCAATAATCGTGTTGAAGATCGCAAACATAATACGGCGGCATCTAATTTATTTAGGCGCATAGAGAAAACTTATATTATCGAGCGTTTGCGCGCATCAAAGTTGCCTGTGCACAAATACATGCCCGATGACGTTGCCCCTAAAAAAGATGCCCAAGCTTACCTGCAATATATGCAGCAACAATACACGGCTGTGGTTAAGCACATGGAGGCTATGGATCAGGTGTTTTACCAGCGAGCCCATGAGTGTATGAACTTGCTTGATCATCAGTCCCGTTCAAAAGTTGTGCAAGCTTTTCATAATTTAGAATTGTACTGTCAGGTGCGCCATTTAATCGCACATTTGGAGTTGGCTAAAAAGCCATTACTGCTTATCGTCAATGGTTTGCATAACGGGGCAAGCACTCGAGTATTGCAAGCGGGTGCCAATGAAAAACAGTTAGCTTGGGAGTTATTATATAAATTAAGAGTTGAGCTAGAAGCACGACCTATTCAAGTCTCAATTCACGGCAAACCTGCCCAGCTAGTGAAATATTTAGATTATAAATTAGGTAGATTACCAGAGCGCTCTACCCAGATGTCGATCATGGCTATGGCTGAATATGTGGAACAATTTACTCAGCTACTGGATTTTCAGTGTCATAAGTGGCAAGGTCAGCTTGCTGTTATGTTTACTCAATTTGAGTACAACAATGGGATTGCTCAGGTTAATTTATTAAATCGGTATTAACACCTGAGCTTCGATAGATTGATCGTGTTAGGTGAGTTGATGTTACCAGATCATACGTTGCAAACGTCTTTGCAAAAAATCAAACAAACAAAGCTAAGTGAGCACCCTCCAAAGGTGCTTATTTTGTATGGGTCGTTACGTCCAGAGTCTTACAGTAAAAAAGCGGCATTAGAAGCGGGGCGCATACTGGAATCTTTTGGGGCTGAGGTTAAAGTCTACGACCCTGAAGGCTTGCCAGTCTTTGATCGTCAAACCTATGATCACCATAAAGTAAAAGAGCTGCATGAATTGGCACTTTGGTCGGAGGCCATGGTGTGGTGTAGTCCAGAAATTCACGGCAATATGACCTCGGTTATTAAAAATCAAATAGATTGGATACCGCTTAGTTTAGGGTCGGTGCGTCCAACTCAGGGGCGCACCCTTGCGGTCATGCAGGTAAGCGGTGGTTCTCAGTCTTTTAATGCAGTAAATAGCTTGCGTGTACTGGGTCGTTGGATGCGCATGTTCACCATTCCTAATCAGTCATCTATTGCGATGGCTTGGAAAGAATTTAATGATGATGGCACCATGAAGCCCAGTAGTTATCGCGATCGTATTGTGGATGTTATGGAGGAGTTATTTCATATGACATTAATGCTGCGCGATCATACGGAGTTTTTAACTCATCGCTACAGTGAAAATAAGCCTGAAGAGTCGTAATGGGTAATGGATATGTATATGCGATTTATATGTTTAATGGTTAGTGTGTTGGTGTTATCTGCGTGCTCAAGTTTAAGCCCAATGGAGCAGCAAAACTTATTGCAAAGTACGCCGGTTTCTAACGGTTATCAATTTGAACCCTTGCCTGTTGGTATGCAGGATGATCCTGAACTGGCTGATGGGGTAATTGAAATAGATGGTCAAAAAAGTTTTTATAAAGGTTATAAGTTGCCATTAGGTCATGGCAGCTTCGTGATTCAATTGAGAACCTACATAGAAAAAACACAGGTAGGCGACGGCTTCTTTTATCCGGTCATCGAAATGTATGATTTTGATATGCGCCAAATTGATGTGATTCGCCCTCAGTTGCGCTTCACCCAATTTAGTTCTGATGGTCGCTATGCCGCATTACCTATTCGTTTGAATCCTGAGGTGGGTTTTTTCATCATTCGAACGGAGCCAAAATTATTTGGCCAAGAGGCGTCTTATACTACATCCCATGAAGGTGCTAGTTGGAGTTATAGCGTAACGCCATTTAATAAACGCAAGTCCGCCACATACTTGCCTCTTGGGCGTTTAGAGTTATTGACACCTGATGAGGGTTTTAATCAGCCATTTGAGAAAATGTCGGGGGCTTATTGGCAGTTTACATATGATCGTGGTGGGGAAGAGTTGGCGGTTGCAAAAGATTATTTGCCAAATTTAACACTCGGTGGTGGCCCGATCTTCTCATTGGGTTATGCGTTTTCTATTCCATCAAGGCCGTCTTCATCACTGCGTGCAAGCCTAGGATATAGTTATTTATCTGTCTCCGCTAAGTCAGGCGGTAGTCATGAGCAGCAGTTTGCGGCGGGTGATGTAATGTGGGTTGAGTCCAATCAGGTGAGTAGTGTGGGTATTGGTGTGACTTATCGTGGTGCTCATAAATATTCAGCAAGTGGCATTACAACAAAGTTTGACCCTACTTGGGGGCCAATAGTAATGGTAGAGATTCGTGGGTCTATGGGGGTTTCTTTAGGGGCTCAATTGAGTTGGCTGACATTTACAGATGAGCAAGGAAATGAGCAATCAAGTGATCAAATTGGTGTGTTTTTATCCAAGCTATATTGAAACTAGATGGGTTAATGCTAGTGAATAAAAAAGGCTTCATTAGAAGCCTTTTTTATTGGATATTACATTTGTGTTAATCAATATCGATCACACCATCTTGCGGTTTGATGGCAAGCACATCAGCGTGAGTTGAATCCAGTACGTGTTCAACCGTACTGCCCAAGATAACGCTTTGTAGATCTTCTTCATTTAATATACCAACCACAATGACATCGGCATCTAACTTCTCAGCTGTTTTTGTAATGGCTTCTTCTGGCTCACCTTCAATGATATGTATATTGTCATCGGCAATATTGTATTTTTCAGCCAGTATTTCACAGGCTTGAGTGTGTTGGTCCACAACGTATTGCTGTAAATCCTCAGGGATGGGGGCATCTGGCAAGCTTGCCAGTGTTAGGCTCAACATTGGATAGCTGTTCACCATGTGTACATTGTATTTGTCATCCTGGTTGATGATTTCGATGAACTCAAAGATATGCTCGTTAATAATTTTATGGGACTTATCCAAAGAGGTAGCGTCAACGGCTGCAATCACTGTGCGTGCTTCCCATGCCGCTTTGGCTTTTACTAATAACACAGGCGCTGGGCAGTGTTTTAGTAAGTTCCAATCTTGGTGTTGCAGAACTCGCTCTACAATATTGTGATGTTTGGCTGCCGCTTTAATAACCAAATCAAAACTGGCGTCTTCTGAGTTGTCTATGACAGCTTGATAGGCATGACGGCACCAGCAAATGGAAAGTGGTGTATCCGCTGGTAGGTAAAGCTCTTTAAATAAATTTTCAGCCCACGCTTGAGCTTGTTCAAGCAGCATGGACTTCAATTCATGGCGCATGTCTAAGTCACTTAATGAGCCTTCTTCACATGCGTGATTGTAGACGTACGTTGTCACAAACAAATTTGCATCGTGCTCTTGGCAAATTTGCATGGCACGCTTGATTGCGTTGTGGTTGCCTACTTCTTGGTCTAGTAGCAAAAGCACGTTTTTAATGGCCAGCATGATGCATCTCCCGTTGGGTTTTGTGTTCTAAGTTTAGTCGTTAATACTCATTATGATGGTTAATCAGAGATAATCATTGCTTTGTGTCATTTAACGCTCAGGCAATATGGCTAAAAATGCTTTACCGGCTGTGCCTAGGGTTTTACCTTTACGTTGAAGTACTCCTAGTTCGCGATACAGTTTTTTGGGGCCCACTTGTAGTTTTATAAGATCTTTATCATTGGCCATGTGTTCGGGTAACACAGCCCAGCCCAAGCCAACACTTGCCATCATTTTGATGGTCTCCATGTAGCTCGACATCATGCTAATGGTTTCTCGGTAGCGACTCGGCAGGGCACTTTGTAATGACAAGCCTTCATGTTTGAACGCGCCTTCGATGATTTCGAAGGTTACGGTATTGGGTTCAGGTAAAATGGCTTCATATTTTGTCAGGTCTTCAAGAGTTAGCTTTTTTTTCTGGCTCAGTGGGTGCGTAAATGCACAAACAAAACTTAATGGGTCTCGCCAAATAGGCTGCATATCTAGTTTATGGTGATCCTCTTGAGGTAATGTGGCAAACGCAATATCTAACTCACCTTGTGCCAATGCTTCGCAGGCCGCTTCTGAGCCCAAAAACTGCATAGCGAGCTTTACTTGTGGGTAGGCGGTATGAAATTGCCTTAACAAATGGGGTAGGTGGTGTAAGCCAATGTGATGGCTTGTACCAATTCGTAATGTACCGCTAATATCCCCGCTTAAGCTGGCTAGCTCGGTTTTAATTTCCAGTAGTTCACTCAGAATATGTTTTGCCTTGGGCAGCAATGCTTCACCTGCAGGTGTTAATACGGCTTTGCGCGGCAGTCGGTCAAATAGCTGGCTATCGAGACTGTCTTCTAAGATGGCAATGCGCTTGCTAACAGCAGGCTGAGTTAAGTGTAAGCGCTGGGCGGCAAGGGAGAATGATTCGGTTTCAGCAACCGCTATAAATGCCTGTAAAGATTGAGTGTCCATTAAATGGCCTGTATTCCGAAATGGAATCCAATTTATAAAAAATATGAATTTGTGTTATTTGTAGCCTGATCGTAAACTGGCGTCAAGTAACTTAAAAGCAATAAGAAGAAAGGGTGGTGCAGGTCTCTTGCGCCAACCGTTTCGCGGAGAGAGAAATGGCTCAAACACTATATGACAAGTTGTGGGATCAGCACGTGGTAAAAACCCGTGATGATGGTACCGCTTTAATTTATATCGACCGTCAGTTGCTGCACGAAGTAACCTCGCCACAGGCATTCGAAGGCTTGCGCATTGCGGGTCGTAAGCCTTGGCGTTTAGATGCCAACCTAGCAACCCCAGATCATAACGTTCCTACCACCAAAACTGAGCGTGATGTGGGCATTGAAGGCATTGTTGATCCTGTATCAAAAATTCAGGTGAAAACCCTTGATGAAAACTGCGATGAATTTGGCATCGTTGAGTTCAAAATGAAAGACATTCGCCAAGGTATTGTGCATGTGGTTGGCCCTGAACAAGGTGCCACCTTGCCTGGTATGACAGTGGTATGTGGTGATTCTCACACGGCAACCCACGGTGCGTTTGCAGCATTGGCTCACGGTATCGGCACCTCTGAAGTTGAGCACGTTCTTGCGACTCAATGTTTGATTCAGCGCAAAATGAAAAACCTTTTAATTAATGTGGAAGGTGAGTTGGGTGCAGGTATTACCGGTAAAGATGTTGTATTGCATGTAATTGGTGTGATTGGTACGGCTGGTGGTAATGGTTGTGCAATGGAATTTGGCGGCAGCGCCATTCGTTCTATGAGCATGGAAGGCCGTATGACTATGTGTAATATGGCGATCGAAGCTGGTGCTCGTGTAGGCATGGTGGCATTCGATGAAATCACAGCTGAATACGTGAAAGGTCGCCCTTATGCACCTAAAGGCGCAGATTGGGAGAAAGCTGTAGCAGCTTGGTCTGACTTAACATCTGATGCAGGTGCAGTATTCGATAAAGTGGTTGAGATTAAAGCTGAAGATATCAAGCCTCAAGTAACTTGGGGTACCAGTCCTGAGATGGTGACCACTATTGATGGTTTTGTGCCTAAGTTAGAAGACGCAAAAGACGATGTAGAGCGCAGCGGTTTTGAGCGTGCTTATAAGTACATGGGTTTAGAGCCGGGTCAAGCCATTACGGACATTGAATTGGATCGTGTATTTATTGGTTCATGTACAAATAGTCGTATTGAAGATTTGCGTGCTGCGGCTGCCGTTGCTAAAGGCAATAAAGTAGCTGGTAGTGTGAAACAAGCGTTAGTGGTTCCGGGTTCCGGTTTAGTGAAAGAGCAGGCTGAAAAAGAAGGTTTGGATAAAATCTTTATCGAAGCCGGATTTGAATGGCGTGAGCCGGGTTGTTCTATGTGTCTTGCTATGAATGCAGACAAATTAGGCAATGGTGAACACTGTGCATCGACTTCAAATCGTAACTTTGAAGGTCGCCAAGGTTACGGTGGTCGTACCCATTTGGTGAGCCCTGCTATGGCCGCAGCTGCCGCTATTGCTGGTCACTTTGTTGATGTTCGTCAGTTTGAATTGGTTAAATAAGGAGTTAAACAATGGAACCTTTTGTTAAGCAAAGCGGTATTGTGGCTCCTATGGATCGCGCCAATATCGATACCGATATGATCATTCCTAAGCAGTTTTTAAAATCCATTAAACGCAGTGGTTTTGGCCCGAACTTGTTTGATGAGTTGCGTTATTTAGATGAAGGTCAGCCTGACGCAGATAATTCAGGTCGCCCGCTTAATCCGGATTTTGTATTGAATCAGCCACGTTACAAAGGTGCATCAGTTTTGTTAGCCCGTGAAAACTTTGGTTGTGGCTCATCACGCGAACATGCACCTTGGGCATTAGAAGATTTTGGCTTTCGTACCATTATCGCACCAAGTTATGCGGATATTTTCTTTAACAATAGTTTCAAAAACGGCCTGCTTCCGATCGTTTTAGATGAAGAAATCGTAGATGGCTTATTTAAAGAAGTGCAAGCCAATGAGGGTTATGAATTAACCGTTGATTTAGAAAATCAAAATATCATTAAACCTAATGGCGACACCATTGCATTTGAGGTGGATTCGTTCCGTAAACATTGTTTGTTAAATGGTTTGGATGATATTGGTTTAACGCTGCAAGATGCGGATGATATTAAGTCGTACGAAGATAAGCGTCGTCAGTCTTCGCCGTGGTTGTTTGATCAGGTTAAATAAAGGTCAGGCGTCCGACGTCTGACGTCCGACGCTCTGCCAATTGAATGAAAAATTTTTGCTTGAATGTATAAGCTTTCAGGCTAGCAGAGAAAATTACATGACTAAAAAAATTCTTGTATTACCGGGTGATGGCATTGGCCCAGAAATCGTAACCGAAGCGGTTAATGTTCTAAATACAGCAAAAGAAAAATTCAATCTTGATATTGAATTGGATAATGCCTTGGTGGGTGGTGCTGCTTACGATGAGTTTGGTTCACCATTACCAGATGTGACCATGGATAAGGCTCGTGCATCTGATGCCATTTTACTGGGTGCGGTAGGCGGCCCTAAATGGGACAACCTTGAAGATCGCGAATTGCGCCCAGAAAAAGGCCTATTAGGTTTGCGCTCTGGCCTTGAGTTGTTTGGTAATTTGCGACCAGCTATTTTGTATCCTCAGCTGGCGGATGCCTCATCACTTAAACCTGAGGTTGTGTCGGGTTTAGATATCCTGATCGTACGTGAATTAACAGGCGGTATTTACTTCGGTAAGCCCCGCGGTATTCGCGTATTAGAAAACGGCGAGCGTGAAGGTTACAACACATACGTTTACAACGAGACTGAAATTCGTCGCATTGCAAAAGTGGCGTTTGAATCTGCACAAAAACGCGGTAAAAAATTATGTTCTGTTGATAAAGCTAACGTACTTGAGGTGACGGTACTGTGGCGTGAAATCATGGAGCAAGAAGCAAAAAACTACCCAGATGTTGAGCTTTCTCACATGTACGTTGATAACGCAGCCATGCAGCTTGTGCGTGCGCCTAAGCAATTTGACGTAATGGTAACCGGTAACATGTTTGGTGATATTTTATCGGATGCGGCGGCCATGTTGACGGGTTCTATCGGCATGTTGCCTTCTGCGTCTTTAGATAAAGATAACAAGGGTATGTACGAGCCTTGTCACGGCAGTGCCCCTGATATTGCAGGTCAAGGTATCGCTAATCCGCTAGCGACCATTTTGTCGGCTTCAATGATGTTGCGCTACAGCTTGGGTGAAGTAGCTGCGGCTGATGCCATCGAGCAAGCAGTTAGCAATGTATTGGATAAAGGTTTGCGTACGGCTGATATTTTCTCTGCTGGTATGCAAAAAGTATCAACTGCTCAAATGGGTGAAGCAGTAGTCGCTGCATTAAAGGAGCTTTAAGTTATGAGTGCTAATTTAAAAGTAGGTTTAGTGGGCTGGCGCGGCATGGTTGGCTCGGTTTTGATGCAGCGTATGCAAGAAGAAGGGGATTTTGATCTGATTCAATCTACCTTCTTTACGACATCGCAAAAAGGTTTGCCGGCACCGGATTTTGCGGGTAAAGATTCTGGGCTATTAGAGGATGCGTTTGATGTTGAGTCGTTAAAAGCGCAAGACGTCATTATCACTTGCCAGGGTGGTGATTACACAAAAGAAGTCTACCCAAAACTGCGTGCAGCGGGTTGGGAAGGTTACTGGATTGACGCGGCTTCTTCTCTGCGCATGGATGATAATGCCATTATCGTTCTGGACCCAGTGAACCAGCATGTCATTGAAAAAGGCCTAGAGTCTGGCGTTAAAACCTATGTGGGTGGTAATTGTACAGTAAGTTTGATGCTACTAGCCTTGGGTGGTTTGTTTGAGAAAGGCTTGGTTGAGTGGGTTTCTCCAATGACTTATCAAGCGGCGTCAGGTTCGGGTGCCAAGCACATGCGTGAGTTAATCAGCCAGATGGGTGCTGTTCGCGATAACGTTAAAGAGCTATTGGATGATCCTGCGTCTGCTATTCTTGAAATAGATAAAAGCACGGCTGAGTTTATTCGTAGTAAAGATTATCCGGTTGATCAGTTTGGTGTGCCGTTAGCGGGTAGTTTGATTCCGTATATTGATTCTCAATTAGAGTCTGGCCAAAGCCGTGAGGAGTGGAAGGCTGAGGTTGAAGCTAATAAAATCATGGGAACAAGTGAGGCGCCGACACCAATCGATGGTTTGTGTGTGCGTGTGGGTGCGATGCGCTGTCACTCTCAGGCTATGACTATTAAATTGAAAAAAGACCTGCCAGTGGCTGAAATTGAGTCAATTTTGGCGGGTGCAAACGACTGGGTGAAAGTGATCCCGAATGAACGTGAGATTACAATGCAGGAGCTGACTCCTGCCAAGGTGACGGGTACTTTAAGTATTCCTGTTGGCCGTATTCGTAAGTTGAATATGGGTCCTGAGTATATCTCGGCATTTACGGTAGGTGATCAGTTGCTTTGGGGTGCGGCAGAACCACTTCGTCGCATGCTTCGAATCTTGTTAGTAAAATAGAAAGCGCATCTATGGGGCATTGATTGCCCCATAGATGATAAATTTGATTTAAAAACGATCAACTGGCTCGAAAAATTGTGGCCAAAGTCCCGCAACCCCTTATTAATATTGATAAATACTTGAAATTACTTAATACTTGTCCGCTTAATGACACAATCATATAAATAGATTGTTTAGATAGGGCTAATTTATACCCTGTCGGCCCAAAGTATTAAAAAAATAAAGGATACATTGCTATGTTGCGAAAGCTCGCGATTGCAATTGCCGCATCTGGGGCGATGATGAGTGCTACAAACGTTCTTGCCTTAGGCATGGGCGATATTGAGCTGGAATCTGCTTTAAACCAGCCATTGGATGCACGAATTAAGCTCTTGAAGGCAAGTGAGCTAGAAGATTGGGAAATGAAACCCAATTTAGCTTCGACTGACGAATTTGAAAAGTCAGGCGTTGAACATGTATTCTTTTTAAATAACTTACAATTTGCTATCGAGCGCTCTGGTGATGACGTATATGTTCACGTCACTTCAAACCAAGCAGTGGTTGAACCATTTCTGAATTTCCTTGTGCAAGTAGACTGGCCAAATGGTCGTTTATTGCGCGAATACACATTATTGTTAGATCCTCCTGTATTTAATGAAGAGCCAACTGAGCCTGTTCGACCTGCTCAGGTTGATGGTTATGCTCAAGATGATATGGCAGATGAATCAATGGCGCTTCCAGGTACGGCTCCTTCAGCTATGGCCCCAGCGTCTTCAGCTCCATCTGTTGAAAAAATGGTGCAA encodes the following:
- a CDS encoding Lrp/AsnC family transcriptional regulator, with product MHQLDRTDRRILQEMQKNGAISNLELADKVGLSASPCSRRVKALHDAGYILNTVTLLDAKKLGLDLLAMISISMDRHTPERFSNFENTIAGFEEVLECFLITGQSADYVLKVVVADMEAYQHFLLGKLTRIEGVTGVHSSFVMRKVIERNILPI
- a CDS encoding M48 family metallopeptidase, which produces MFANFAAKRHFNGPLRAVSPVADNHAEINWKLASKQVKKVSASKAPMSASNTKLIHYLQSSFKGHSERESIGFKESCQLMWVEAVSLLIPFLYIAAVLCVFGFAVMYFSEPMIIHLVEEQYLAAAHWSCPTVLSLGFIYILLRPVFGGFRSYHGRVLLRHEAPVLFELIQQMSRHLNVRPPKRIEINNETALRVDAYAGVNSIYRDEYKIIIGAPLLMALSLNELSAMIAHELSHFRSKQKKVAFYLMHHVSEWLYFRASGQDKRHQNLLKRMQKENTPFYEYAELWVWQRIHFFQQCIFAFLFHTHRKLTAWKCRQIEFETDAQAVKVAGSHAFKAMFKRLRTAQFAQKAVSSQNDWAWKEGFLLDDYAKAVALEAKKILGASLQTIENSFDQAISYFCPSDAKRMSNVKSNAGLLKAEVAARFLIENPFALSKELTLLDYKANHIKNADKFCVSSEKIRALKAKKDARIKCAKRYFDGRGDHRIFKFEPTDERDVAQFDIQTSIDFIRNNRVEDRKHNTAASNLFRRIEKTYIIERLRASKLPVHKYMPDDVAPKKDAQAYLQYMQQQYTAVVKHMEAMDQVFYQRAHECMNLLDHQSRSKVVQAFHNLELYCQVRHLIAHLELAKKPLLLIVNGLHNGASTRVLQAGANEKQLAWELLYKLRVELEARPIQVSIHGKPAQLVKYLDYKLGRLPERSTQMSIMAMAEYVEQFTQLLDFQCHKWQGQLAVMFTQFEYNNGIAQVNLLNRY
- the arsH gene encoding arsenical resistance protein ArsH translates to MLPDHTLQTSLQKIKQTKLSEHPPKVLILYGSLRPESYSKKAALEAGRILESFGAEVKVYDPEGLPVFDRQTYDHHKVKELHELALWSEAMVWCSPEIHGNMTSVIKNQIDWIPLSLGSVRPTQGRTLAVMQVSGGSQSFNAVNSLRVLGRWMRMFTIPNQSSIAMAWKEFNDDGTMKPSSYRDRIVDVMEELFHMTLMLRDHTEFLTHRYSENKPEES
- a CDS encoding universal stress protein → MLAIKNVLLLLDQEVGNHNAIKRAMQICQEHDANLFVTTYVYNHACEEGSLSDLDMRHELKSMLLEQAQAWAENLFKELYLPADTPLSICWCRHAYQAVIDNSEDASFDLVIKAAAKHHNIVERVLQHQDWNLLKHCPAPVLLVKAKAAWEARTVIAAVDATSLDKSHKIINEHIFEFIEIINQDDKYNVHMVNSYPMLSLTLASLPDAPIPEDLQQYVVDQHTQACEILAEKYNIADDNIHIIEGEPEEAITKTAEKLDADVIVVGILNEEDLQSVILGSTVEHVLDSTHADVLAIKPQDGVIDID
- a CDS encoding LysR family transcriptional regulator, which codes for MDTQSLQAFIAVAETESFSLAAQRLHLTQPAVSKRIAILEDSLDSQLFDRLPRKAVLTPAGEALLPKAKHILSELLEIKTELASLSGDISGTLRIGTSHHIGLHHLPHLLRQFHTAYPQVKLAMQFLGSEAACEALAQGELDIAFATLPQEDHHKLDMQPIWRDPLSFVCAFTHPLSQKKKLTLEDLTKYEAILPEPNTVTFEIIEGAFKHEGLSLQSALPSRYRETISMMSSYMETIKMMASVGLGWAVLPEHMANDKDLIKLQVGPKKLYRELGVLQRKGKTLGTAGKAFLAILPER
- the leuC gene encoding 3-isopropylmalate dehydratase large subunit; protein product: MAQTLYDKLWDQHVVKTRDDGTALIYIDRQLLHEVTSPQAFEGLRIAGRKPWRLDANLATPDHNVPTTKTERDVGIEGIVDPVSKIQVKTLDENCDEFGIVEFKMKDIRQGIVHVVGPEQGATLPGMTVVCGDSHTATHGAFAALAHGIGTSEVEHVLATQCLIQRKMKNLLINVEGELGAGITGKDVVLHVIGVIGTAGGNGCAMEFGGSAIRSMSMEGRMTMCNMAIEAGARVGMVAFDEITAEYVKGRPYAPKGADWEKAVAAWSDLTSDAGAVFDKVVEIKAEDIKPQVTWGTSPEMVTTIDGFVPKLEDAKDDVERSGFERAYKYMGLEPGQAITDIELDRVFIGSCTNSRIEDLRAAAAVAKGNKVAGSVKQALVVPGSGLVKEQAEKEGLDKIFIEAGFEWREPGCSMCLAMNADKLGNGEHCASTSNRNFEGRQGYGGRTHLVSPAMAAAAAIAGHFVDVRQFELVK
- the leuD gene encoding 3-isopropylmalate dehydratase small subunit; the protein is MEPFVKQSGIVAPMDRANIDTDMIIPKQFLKSIKRSGFGPNLFDELRYLDEGQPDADNSGRPLNPDFVLNQPRYKGASVLLARENFGCGSSREHAPWALEDFGFRTIIAPSYADIFFNNSFKNGLLPIVLDEEIVDGLFKEVQANEGYELTVDLENQNIIKPNGDTIAFEVDSFRKHCLLNGLDDIGLTLQDADDIKSYEDKRRQSSPWLFDQVK
- the leuB gene encoding 3-isopropylmalate dehydrogenase, whose protein sequence is MTKKILVLPGDGIGPEIVTEAVNVLNTAKEKFNLDIELDNALVGGAAYDEFGSPLPDVTMDKARASDAILLGAVGGPKWDNLEDRELRPEKGLLGLRSGLELFGNLRPAILYPQLADASSLKPEVVSGLDILIVRELTGGIYFGKPRGIRVLENGEREGYNTYVYNETEIRRIAKVAFESAQKRGKKLCSVDKANVLEVTVLWREIMEQEAKNYPDVELSHMYVDNAAMQLVRAPKQFDVMVTGNMFGDILSDAAAMLTGSIGMLPSASLDKDNKGMYEPCHGSAPDIAGQGIANPLATILSASMMLRYSLGEVAAADAIEQAVSNVLDKGLRTADIFSAGMQKVSTAQMGEAVVAALKEL